In the genome of Cydia strobilella chromosome Z, ilCydStro3.1, whole genome shotgun sequence, one region contains:
- the LOC134755024 gene encoding uncharacterized protein LOC134755024, producing MRSCYSGTMLRFGVLLLVVAATAVPPVTKSRDEIEAFRSFLESGKTDSGFRIEDRQAANPRAKVWENSGKYQGDILLDEVHVQGLLEDYASGRNAYIWPNTKWPDNVVVYEFAQGHFSKYCRPQSGQAANPRAKVWENSGKYQGDILLDEVHVQGLLEDFASGRNAYIWPNTKWPDNVVVYEFAQGYFSKYCRPQSGQAANPRAKVWENSGKYQGDILLDEVHVQGLLEDFASGRNAYIWPNTKWPDNVVVYEFAQGHFSKYCRPQSGQAANPRAKVWENSGKYQGDILLDEVHVQGLLEDFASGRNAYIWPNTNNVVVYEFAQGHFSKYCRPQSGQAANPRAKVWENSGKYQGDILLDEVHVQGLLEDFASGRNAYIWPNTNNVVVYEFAQGHFTQSAQNAILNGMAAIERNSCIRFRLRTNNDRNYVRVTNYNDGCYAHVGYWSTRGIHTLNLTWPSCSLHTTIVHEWLHILGFVHMQSTYNRDDYVRIMWENIWPGMEHNFDKYASNIVNNMGLPYEYGSSMHYGGYGFSINGRPTMVALYDWQGVMGQEEYVTYLDYLRVRRHYNCPGAWSEQVQGEPREPSAEPLAREA from the exons TCCGGTTTCCGCATCGAAGACCGCCAAGCGGCCAACCCCCGCGCCAAAGTGTGGGAGAACAGCGGCAAGTACCAGGGCGACATATTGCTGGACGAGGTTCATGTGCAGGGCTTGCTGGAGGACTACGCCAGCGGCCGCAACGCGTACATCTGGCCGAACACCAAGTGGCCGGACAATGTCGTGGTGTACGAGTTCGCACAGGGACACTTCAGTAAGTACTGTAGGCCACAGAGCGGCCAAGCGGCCAACCCCCGCGCCAAAGTGTGGGAGAACAGCGGCAAGTACCAGGGCGACATATTGCTGGACGAGGTTCATGTGCAGGGCTTGCTGGAGGACTTCGCCAGCGGCCGCAACGCGTACATCTGGCCGAACACCAAGTGGCCGGACAATGTCGTGGTGTACGAGTTCGCACAGGGATACTTCAGTAAGTACTGTAGGCCACAGAGCGGCCAAGCGGCCAACCCCCGCGCCAAAGTGTGGGAGAACAGCGGCAAGTACCAGGGCGACATATTGCTGGACGAGGTTCATGTGCAGGGCTTGCTGGAAGACTTCGCCAGCGGCCGCAACGCGTACATCTGGCCGAACACCAAGTGGCCGGACAATGTCGTGGTGTACGAGTTCGCACAGGGACACTTCAGTAAGTACTGTAGGCCACAGAGCGGCCAAGCGGCCAACCCCCGCGCCAAAGTGTGGGAGAACAGCGGCAAGTACCAGGGCGACATATTGCTGGACGAGGTTCATGTGCAGGGCTTGCTGGAGGACTTCGCTAGCGGCCGCAACGCGTACATCTGGCCGAACACCAATAATGTCGTGGTGTACGAGTTCGCACAGGGACACTTCAGTAAGTACTGTAGGCCACAGAGCGGCCAAGCGGCCAACCCCCGCGCCAAAGTGTGGGAGAACAGCGGCAAGTACCAGGGCGACATATTGCTGGACGAGGTTCATGTGCAGGGCTTGCTGGAGGACTTCGCTAGCGGCCGCAACGCGTACATCTGGCCGAACACCAATAATGTCGTGGTGTACGAGTTCGCACAGGGACACTTCA CCCAGTCCGCCCAAAATGCCATCTTGAACGGCATGGCAGCCATCGAGAGGAACAGCTGCATCCGTTTCAGACTCAGGACTAACAACGACAGAAACTATGTCCGTGTTACC AACTACAACGATGGCTGCTACGCGCACGTGGGCTACTGGTCCACCCGCGGCATCCACACCCTCAACCTGACTTGGCCCAGCTGTTCCCTGCACACCACCATCGTACACGAGTGGCTGCATATCCTGGGCTTCGTGCATATGCAGTCCACGTACAACAGGGATGATTACGTCAGGATTATGTGGGAAAACATCTGGCCTG GTATGGAACATAATTTCGACAAGTACGCTTCGAACATAGTCAACAACATGGGTTTGCCCTACGAATACGGAAGCTCCATGCACTACGGCGGCTATGGGTTCAGCATCAACGGGCGCCCCACCATGGTCGCGTTGTAT GATTGGCAGGGAGTGATGGGCCAGGAGGAATACGTGACCTACTTGGACTACCTGCGCGTGAGACGTCACTACAACTGCCCTGGTGCGTGGAGCGAGCAGGTTCAGGGCGAGCCCCGAGAACCTTCAGCTGAACCCTTGGCTCGGGAGGCTTAA